In Asterias rubens chromosome 10, eAstRub1.3, whole genome shotgun sequence, the following proteins share a genomic window:
- the LOC117295280 gene encoding uncharacterized protein LOC117295280, translated as MSRLSAIIICLALVCSVYGFQKSTSTSYQPGSTVNLDCGSKHLIVDNAVLFLDGECAGNDGDLRSQIADYCKDNGSSNSCSFTLADVLGSEPDSCITEFEVGKICV; from the exons ATGTCTCGTCTTAGCGCCATCATCATTTGCCTCGCACTTGTCTGCAGTGTTTACggattccaaaaatcaacat cCACTTCCTACCAACCCGGTAGTACGGTAAACCTGGACTGCGGCTCTAAGCACTTGATCGTCGACAATGCCGTCTTGTTCTTGGACGGCGAATGCGCCGGAAACGACGGAGACCTGAGATCACAGATTGCTGACTACTGCAAGGACAACGGGTCTAGTAACTCCTGTTCTTTCACCCTCGCAGACGTACTCGGATCGGAACCCGACTCTTGCATCACCGAGTTCGAGGTCGGCAAAATATGTGTTTAA